GAAGTACATCAGGgagcgtggccgttggcttcaagagATTGCCGCAGAGAGCAGTGTAACGGGCATCTCCCTGTGTTCTCTACTACATGCATACAGTACCgctcaaaagtttaggaccacattaagaAATTACGAAatatcatctagaacctaaaattgtgccactagacctctttAATTTTCTACCTGAGCTCCCACATCGAATAGGATGCatgtcacctgatttcattgagttagtccatgTACTGTAgatgttatgaatttttaactcttggaacgtcacaccaaaaattaaaaaatgggtAATATAATGTCCTGTACACTCTGACTGGTTACAAGTATTGCCATCAAGATATTTTTGTAGACTTAACAATACGTGGGGGCCATTTCAGTATTAATATAAAAATTCAGAAAATATGCGACACCGGTTtattacgtgttttattttttCAAAGCAACCCCAAAATGGTcgatttttctttgtctttgtcatGTATTGCCCAAGGTCTCGGGGCGAACTATcggcgtcagacttatctgccctgatagtttcatttgcactctgcggatggcatccaagaacacatttctgttaccgatagctcacactgagacctatggcaAGAACAAGGAAAAAATGACCATATTAGCGCTAGTTTGAAAAAAAatgcacaaaaatgggtgccgcatttttcgGAATTTGTATATGTATACTGAAATGACCCCACCTATTGctctacaaaagaatcttggtggcGATACTTGTAAACTATCAGAGTATAtcgtacataatatttccaaaatgttgactttctgatgtgaccttcccaACAATTTAACATGTGTAACTTCAACAATACTTAGCGTAACTCAGTGAAATTAGGTGACGCATATCATATTAATTGCGAGAGGTCAAGGGAAataaatacagaggtctagtagcacaattttagttTCCAGATGACACTTCAATATtcttttatgtggtcctaaactttggactgttatagactgttatgcctttcagcgttcagtcagtaagcctctgtgaatgtactaattgCCGCCACAATCCGCTctttttgtaactagttctgtgacgtcgtttagttctataccttttatctttaaatcgttagaaactcagttTAATATAGTcgacttagggccggtattatagtagaggtttaaactgttggttcagtttaaacttcggtttatctgttagtcgcgtattataaaacttaatcttaactagaaaataattttactgccactcatctaccgtttaaactgaagttttaGAATACgtaacgaatggatctcgaagtgtttgaagaaatactaagcgatgacgaaaaagtggtaaaaattattgaacgaccacgggcactacgagttttccgagcaaggggacgtcactttcatgtatggaatcaaaaatagtttttaaataggtttaggttTATAAAACaaactgtcataaccctatttcagcaaattagtGCTAAAATAAAACAttcaacgaaaaggtaagaatgtaagaatgactttttgaactgtttgaatgtcaaaagtgtaaattttagaaaataaagtaacttccttctatttcagaaacatgctgtagaacccctcagtcagctactaacagcattgcggttttatgtctcccgtagtatgtttatttaaatgggagatttcggaggaattcataaggccgcTGTTTCACGGCCTATATAaataatttctgtactaattgcacaagcaaaaTTAGGTCAATGTTTATTGATTTTATCCGCCaatttacctacaagaagtaaacaaaacattatcgatagtcatcttttctcgcaagtcactgttaccaagatcgtatatttccttcttcacctcagtttaacttaggccggtcattataagactcaacatcggtttaaactcaagttacagttcaactcaatcttcagtttaaaccctcattataataccggcccttagtctCCCTCTACCAGCAGCGTAGGCAGGATCGGCCGATGGAGGAGGAGGGAGGGTTATGGTTACAAATTGATGATATAATATaacgaaggtgcttgtgcgtgtgtgatgCGCGCTCGCACgagtgtcataaggacactgatacaagtaaattatcaCTTCGAAGGCAAAGCTtaccctcattcgaactctgatcttccctatcgcgacctatacagcagaaacttggacgatgaagatggcggatcgccgcaggattgatgctctagaaatgtggtgatATAGGACATTACTCTCTCcgtgtgtgatttgtgctggacaaagcggaggagagacaggtttttctccgagtactccggtttttcctgccgtatttcattccagcaacaccctccaacatcatttcatttcatctgtcagtcattaatcattgccccagaggagtgcgacaggcttcggcagccggcacaattcctattctcgccgcaagaaaGGGGCTTCAtcaattccatccctgacccagtcaatgactggaaagcaggttgtaggttttcattttcaggaaatTATTGCAAATACCATGGAAGCACACCGTAcaaatgaatcgatcctgcaacagctcgacaTCAGGACAAGAccgtcgacccttatcaaccaaaaaccaCTCAGATATTTTGGCTATATCGCCAGAAGACAGGAGGTTATGGAAATGTTTATCATAGAGGGGAAAAGTGGACGGCCGAAGACCgagaggacgtgcaccgttacgatggatggtcTAGATCAAGAACTTCAGGATGAGTTTACAgtaagcaagtcaccatgcccaaagcagagactcctggacgAAGACCACCAAAaggcttgtcgcgtgatgccactacacccttacgaagggttggactcaaagaaacaaataaattatgttgatatttagaTTTCAATACTggtacctatatatataaaatacgagttttgtctgtacattgctcagaatttaaaagggatggtatttctgtatcggtcgtgtccatagtaacaaggaaatgcacttatttaattttccgtaatttctatctgtctgtctgtctgtctgtctgtatgtatgtacacgcatcaacagaaaatggttgaagagaatttaatgaaattcgatatgtaaagtcggtaaataagtcgctacaatctaggctataaataatcttactcacgctgagagaaaatggtagtttaggggaaggcctaaaatttaattctcaaatatttatgttattagtggccctatcttaataaaAGTAGGTATGCGAAgtcaagaaataagtcgctacaatctaggctataaataatatattcactctgaaagaaattgtagtttaggggaaggtctaaaatgtaattctcgttattagtggtcctaccgacAAATACTACgttactaaagttatacagtattacatttccgatcatttatgtcatacatttttcccgtacaggctatgataacagagatgttcatgaatttggatttttgttgctaagtccatattagcgccaagtcacgagaaaatgggtagacagaatttaatgaaaatcgttatgtaaagtcggggaataaggaactacagtctccgctataaataatttcgtaagacgccctaatatcacagagtcgaaggaaaactaaatgtgaaggtctacaaccaacgagctagaataacatagagaggcggaagcgctgcccgggtgaacctaatagaacgaacgtccgccatgtttcctgttgtcacacaagcaagggggcatggcctttaaatgacgaaaagtgtagaaaatgcgcattttagaatcgctgggggagaattaaagtccgttgccgaaagcttgaagcatgaaagcgaataccgccacttcatcatattgcggcacgaggccaacatcacgatcagttgattgtagggtagttcgaaatcatcgcacagtgacatacgaataggcctcgaaatatTAATGactggaaaccttaaaatcatagggacctataataggttacaacctcattctgttaatatttttaaaattattgcatcctcatgagtactgtgttcctttcttaatctgtttaccctcccaggttggtttttcccacggactcggcgacggatcccacctctaccacctcaaggacagtgttctggagcgtgagacattgggtcggtggatacaactgtgagggagggctgcacctgctatgctgaacagggaccttgtggggggggggaaggaagcggccgtggccttaagttaggtaccatcccggcatttgcctggaggagaagtgggaaaccacggaaaatcacttcgaggatggctgaggtgggagtcgaacctacttctactcagttgacttccccagGCTGATaaaatcccgttacagccctcgtgccccttttaaaatttcgtggcagagctgggaatcgaacccgggcttccaggggtggcagctgctcacgctaaccagtgcaccacagaggcggcccatgaatactttaccacaataatcgtttagtgtaattatttattataatataggggggatatcatgtttctcccattaccatatcatactgggattactagcttgaaagttgtccattatgaagtgtggcttagttttaaaaaccaaggcaacagacatctacaataaaggctgtatacatttcaaaaatagctctaaaatgctgtatttatcatacttggtgtacgtttgaacgaaataagttattttttgtggttacgttttcttggtggtgggcgttccatttcctttatttgtaaatgtgaatgaaaattaaatagggctggaaatgtacagagcataagcaactgaattgagtgggataccattttatctcttttcgtcctcacaacgcattgttccgttaattccttgttctttaaacgaaatctgaaacaaaattcgacaaataattcgctaagtaaacaataaaatggatttaattacaaacagaaattacaaaaaggaatctcggctataattcagtacggtatatccttggttttattacaccgattagtacaaccatacgctgagcttacggctggcattcttgaaagcgagaatctatcttttcacttcttaaaacttagggaattaaattggcatgcacgatctccctgtcccctcaacatatgctctcgcgccaattcgctttgttttgacaatcGTTAACAACCTTTATCAAcctgcttcaagcagggagcgctgatgtcaggtatacagcccctctatgttattctagctcgttgtctacaacacagaaagctcataacattgaacaataacattacgttggccattgtttcttgtgatgcgctttgtgtcttcagttgccagtcatgtccgatagatggggttactgctgtataccgagtattttttttaatctgctttacgtcgcactgacacagataggtattatggcgacgatgggataggaaagggccaggagtggaaaggaagcggccctggcgttaattacagtacagcatcagcattttcctggtgtgaaaatgggagaccacgggaaaccatcttcagagctgtcgacagtggttttcgaacccactacctcccgaatgcgaactcacagctgcgcgcccctaaccacatggtcaaatCGCCCGGTCTTACCGAGTatagcagcctgcctgaatattggcgggaagtagctggagagttagataactttcttctttagcatgccattcatctggttcatacattttctgatactactggtacgtaacaaactggttcatcatagcattcgagctattcaatccctaccctgaggcactgattggaatgagcagtgtgcatatttaacggaacactggcaaaggagtgttcacggctgtctgtggcctggtcattccagcactggaactctggactgttagatcggcatcgtagtactgttcgttaaaagtgagaaaatgtgcagtttttcatttgagcgagtattttatatggtaaTATTGCTTTTGATCCCTACATTTCTACTGATGATTTTgcaatggcctaagttaactgtagttaggaaaaccacaaagacagtctttctgagaatcagCTAGTCGTACACTACAATACAGAACAAGGAAAATACGATCGAAGTAAATAGTTTTACGGGGAATAGTATGTTCAGATTACATTCTAAAAATCCAAAATAGATTCAAGAAATCCGTTGGTTTTACAGTTTTGTCTCTGTGAATGTTGTAAAGAGCAACTCCTTTGAGTTGGCTGTCACTTGATTAAGCCTATTGCCAGTTTCTCTTTActttctttatcttcttcttctccagggttggtttttccctcggactcagcgagggatcccacctctaccgcctcaagggcagtgtcctggagcgtgagattttgggtcggggatgaaactcggaaggaggaccagtacctcaccccggtggcctcacctgctatgctgaacaggggccttgtagggcgatgggaagattggatgggatagacgaggaagagggaaggaagcgaccgtggccttaagttaggtactatgccggcatttgcctggaggagaagtgggaaaccacggaaaaccacttccaggagggttgaggtgggaatcgaaataccctttactcagttgacctcccgaggctgagtggaccccgttccagccgtcgtgccacttttcaaatttcgtggcatcgaATGAGGAAAATTCACACCACCTAgatcgttatctacctgcgaacggttttcccgtaatccccaaatatttacgccaggacaatccgtaccacttgatgttagattggaattccatttccacgccagtgggcgtaatgagcctgacagacacactttagaaatcagaaacaaaaataatttacacatttgctgaagaaaacttctgtaTGATTTTAATAATTGCCTTTACACTATctttatcacttatgtttacgtaaatattatcataagaaagtcgattttttgaattATAAATCCTGAAACTATTCAATAGAAATATACATCATGTTCGgacgcaatgtgcctgacgagcataaggatgaataatattactattattttgaatatttatgtcCGACTGCTTgaactgaatggtcagtgttgggaccttcggttgagagggtcctgggttcgattcccggtcgggtcggggattttaatcgcgtgtgattaattcttctgtctcggggactgggtgtttgtgttttgttccaacactctcctgttcatattcagacaacacaccgcagtaccaaccaccacagaacccctcgacatagggttggcatcaggaagggcattcggctgtaaaaacaggttgaaatccacatgtgcgacccagttcgcatctgcgaccccgcaaggtgttggaaaagcggtacaAACAGAATAAGATTGTGAATATTTAtcaactactgcattatttcattatcaagtaagtaaaataaaagattctgatgaactggccgatatgaaagttggaagtagctaggtccccgcaaatgacgaatacgagataagaattaacacgtgagCCATTCAGATCAgctgcgcccgacggaaggttaacaccaGTAGTGGTCACACCATGCGGCGGCTTCTGCTGCACTAGTGGACACTGGATATACAAATTAATACATGCAGTAGGACATCGTTTTTACTTCACTTTActtcaagtggtacgaaatgtccgtgttACGAAATGTCTTACAACCCCTTGGCAACACCTCTGCCCCtgccctctacatctcttaccctccataacagagtcctcaTTTTCCTAGGTATCTTATCCTAATCCATTgccctcacatgacctcaccaccgaagccattttatgcgtacagcttcatccatcgagttcatgcctaacgtagcctttatttcctcattcggagtaccttcctgccattgttcccacctgtttgtaccagcaatcattctcgttggGTAGGACAGCAAAGATTATGGGCACCACGTTAGTTTGTGCTAACGTACTTCCCAAGTCCACGTGGATTCCATATACACTATGTGAGTAAACTGAGCCCAATAACTTTTAAAAATTCCATCCATGAAATAACTGGTTTCATCTCTTGTAACTTCTTTTTCTTTTACCCCAGCAAAAATTAATATCCTATCCTGCACACCATCGTCAATCGAAATAAAACTGCTCCCGTCGCTCATTTTAAGTGTTTCTTCATCAAAAACAACTTCCGCTGAATGCTTTGATTCTTCCTGTACTCCGTGTGCCTGGTTTCTAATGGAATACAATGAGATTCGTGCATTATAATACTGAAGCAAGCAAGTGAAAAATTCATAGCCCCTATTCTGTAATTAATGAAACTCTTGATTGTAAATCTGACGTTCCTGCGTATCGCTGTCCTCGCGGGCCCGCTTCTTTGcattgtaaattgctttcttcGCATCTACGCTGGCTTCGTCCAGAACACACTGGTGGTCGATAGTCGTCATGCTGACTCATAAGCTTCCCGTTGCACTTGGAGGTTTTCTCCTAGAGATAAAGTCACGTCACTATACCTTCTTTATTTTCCCTTAATTTgcgatatgtccgcctctgtggtgtagtggttagtgtgattacctgccacccccggaggcccgggtttgattcccggctctgccacgaaatttgaaaaggggtccactcagcctcgggaggtcaactgaatggaggtgggttcaattcccacctcagccatcctggaagtggttttccttggtttcccacttctcctccaggcaaatgccgggatggtacctaacttaaggccacggccgcttcctctcctctttcttatctatcccttccaatcttcccatcatcagcaaggcccctgttcagcatagcagatgaggccgcctgggagaggtactggtcatcctccccagttgtatcccccgacgcagtatctgaagctccaggacactgcccttgaggcggtagaggtgggatccctcgccgagtccgaggaaaaaaccgaccttggaggataaccagattaagaagaaggagaataaccTATTACTACTACAACTCTCTCTAATCCACCATATATAACCACCCCTCTAGTTTTGTTgtacaataaaaagataataaTATTCTAAATGGTAAGATAACCTCAAACTAAATTGTTAAACATTTGCAAcaagaagaatatttttaaaaatatggttaggttgtCGAAAACATCagtgtaccagttaatgttaatattgctagaacaaaaattaaatatgagacagttttgaaaattgtatctgtttagTGCATCCCGCTAATCTCTTGtccgcaatctggacagggtatgtttagttgttcgcaatcaagacacaacccaacACAATGCATTAATTCGTCTCTTGAGCAACTATATGATAAGTAGGGATACCGTAACAGACCGAAAATGCGTATTTTATCTTCTCCTCTTGAGTGCCCCTAAGAAAGAGCGAGAGGGCGCCAATCCAGGACTCCATAGTGATGTTGCCTCTCCTGCTGCGATCCACGACGGTGAAGATTCGGTCCATGAGGGTGTCTGATGTCATATCGAGAGCAGCATGCAACACCGCCCTGAAGCGTTTCCGATCCATTGTGCCGCCTTGCGTCAGCTTGTAGTACATGAGCAGCAGAGTTTCGGTCTCTATTAAGTTGAAGTGACTGCTCTGAGACAAAGCCACGCTTAAAGGGAAGGTTTTGTGCTTGAAGCGGATCTCCTCTAGCGGATCCAAGAGACTGTCGCTATTTGAGGGTCTACTCACCATTTTGTGAGCTACAGTTAACTGGACAATTTAGTAGGAACCACAAGCAGAGGCGAAACCAAGGAAATAGCAATACGTGATGTAACAATACCATGATGTTTTTTGTTTCATGTCCTTTCCAAGAGCTAAGGCCAGGCGCGCACTTGCGATCAGTGTCACAGCATTTTATCCTGATGTACGAACTGCGACTGATAAATCGTTGATTCTTTGCAgtggtacttcttcttcttcctcttctcttcttcttcctgatacgtttctgcttatgccagtcgttcacagagcctctttCCAATCTCCTGTTTTTCCCGCAGGCTATCGTTCATCAATGTCTCCCactgtacagtcgaacctcgatatctcgaacctctattactcgaaatttcaatatctcgaagtaacttaaatttcccggacgtttgtcctattcttcacgtgtatttatttctctattactcgaaattttctcaaagcaaacatttcctcccttgaagcaaaataaactctgtaactcgaattttgtcgAACATTTACTGTACAATACAGCATTTGTGAGGaatagttaacaagtaaagaaagattaAATAGTGATGGCGAGAGCTAACATAACGGGAACCGAAAAAGTGAAACtcctagtgatcggaaaatcggcgaagcctcgctgtttctcggatgtgaattaattactgatcacgtacgaaagcaacgccCGAAGTTGCGAAtgataagctccatttacgaatctcggctgcgtggtatcgACGAGAatttcagcgtgaagggaggagAGGTTAaaggtaacaaacagaagagactaacggatatttCCAAAGGTGTttaccgaggtatgtttcttgtttcactactgtatcctgtcttctaaaaagttcctatattaagggttataattaaagtgatgccgtaaaatagtttgcCTGCATATTTtacatactgttaaaaataatgtatcttatatatataaaagaggatgctggtatatttgagattaatagactcaaaaactactggaccggttTCGCTGAAGATTTCACAGCTTGTTCTTATTGCTTGTGAAAGGGATTATCAAgtgatttgaacgaaatccgatcgGTAATATTTTTATGATgagacagattgtcgctaggtgacagcagtttacgctatatcatgacAGTCCGataataaatgctgtatataggaggatgggaacacgccgccatgttttataaagtaacTTTCACGATAGGAGGTTCATTCttttgcctgttatttggaaacaaCAATcgaacatgccgtgatcgagatgtactttcatgtcataggactaACTTTGATatgtctgcccagtttgaagaatgtggCTGTCtgttagatgtgtaaaatatttaagaaactgtgaaaagtatagaatatcaacagtgcaATGACACGAGTCATCACAcacactcctaacgaagagcaacagGGGTTCCCAACGTGCAAAGGCGAGTTTACGTAATCTATCTACAGGTCTATACCAGGGGTTCTCAAATGGGAGTGCCGTGAAATTGTTGGACTGTGTCGCGAAAAATTTGCTTGTGTAT
The Anabrus simplex isolate iqAnaSimp1 chromosome 3, ASM4041472v1, whole genome shotgun sequence genome window above contains:
- the LOC136866877 gene encoding calaxin-like; amino-acid sequence: MVSRPSNSDSLLDPLEEIRFKHKTFPLSVALSQSSHFNLIETETLLLMYYKLTQGGTMDRKRFRAVLHAALDMTSDTLMDRIFTVVDRSRRGNITMESWIGALSLFLRGTQEEKIKYAFSVYDVHHDGMITKDIMFVLMNKSLIRQSQDEDADEGIRDLVEMMLKRMDLDRDGRISFNDFRNSCLASPLLLEALGDCLPSKKAVQAFLTTFDPKTGVLRTCTGKE